A window of Oncorhynchus nerka isolate Pitt River linkage group LG4, Oner_Uvic_2.0, whole genome shotgun sequence contains these coding sequences:
- the LOC115128920 gene encoding proliferating cell nuclear antigen-like, protein MFEARLTPGLILKKVLDALKDLITEACWDVSSSGISLQSMDSSHVSLVHLNLRSDGFDWYRCDRTLAMGVNLTSMSKILRCAGNEDIITLRANDTAETLLMFETENQEKVSDYETKLMDLDVEQLRIPEQEHNCVVKMQSGEFSRICRDLSQIGDAVMITCAEGGVQFSASGELGTGNIKLSQTNIVDNEDESVNIEIKEPVRLIFTLNYLNFFSSATPLSPTRSPSACQLASL, encoded by the exons ATGTTTGAGGCACGATTGACCCCAGGTTTAATACTAAAGAAGGTTTTGGACGCTCTGAAAGACCTTATCACTGAAGCTTGCTGGGATGTGAGCTCCTCGGGTATCTCCCTCCAGAGTATGGACTCATCACATGTTTCCCTCGTGCACCTCAATTTGCGAAGCGATGGATTCGACTGGTATCGCTGTGATCGCACACTCGCTATGGGAGTCAACCTAACCAG CATGTCCAAGATTTTGAGGTGTGCAGGGAATGAGGACATCATCACCCTACGTGCAAATGACACTGCAGAGACTCTTCTGATGTTTGAGACTGAAA ATCAGGAGAAAGTCTCTGACTATGAGACTAAGTTGATGGACTTGGATGTGGAACAGCTCCGTATTCCA GAACAAGAGCACAATTGTGTGGTGAAAATGCAGTCTGGCGAATTCTCACGGATTTGTAGAGACCTGTCCCAAATCGGGGATGCTGTCATGATCACTTGTGCGGAAGGCGGGGTCCAGTTCTCAGCCAGTGGGGAGTTGGGCACTGGCAACATCAAGCTGTCCCAGACCAACATTGTGGACAATGAGGATGAGTCA GTGAACATTGAGATCAAAGAACCAGTACGGCTGATCTTTACCCTCAACTACCTGAACTTCTTCTCCAGCgctactcctctctctccaacACGGTCACCCTCTGCATGTCAGCTGGCGTCCCTCTAG